From Salinibacterium sp. ZJ450, one genomic window encodes:
- a CDS encoding LLM class F420-dependent oxidoreductase — MRFGMFVPQGWRHDLVGIDPADQWAAMSGLARHADAGPWESIWVYDHFHTVPVATDEATHEAWTLMAAFAATTSRVRLGQMCTCMSYRNPVYLAKVAATADLISGGRVEMGIGAGWYEHEWRAYGYGFPGVGERLARLDEGVQIMKQAWTTGRASLDGKHYQVDDAIVRPLPLQAGGIPIWIAGGGEKVTLRIAAQYANYTNFSGDPIGFAHKSGILEQHCANLGRDFGSIVRSANYNTILGTSAADVSARIDAIEARVTPHLGADKAAEFVHEYRSGTAIGVGTPEQVAERLSALKDLGLGYAIHYFPEAAYDRSSIDLFEREVMPALR; from the coding sequence ATGAGATTCGGCATGTTTGTTCCGCAGGGCTGGCGTCATGATCTGGTCGGAATCGATCCGGCCGACCAGTGGGCGGCGATGAGCGGCCTGGCCAGGCATGCCGACGCCGGGCCGTGGGAATCGATCTGGGTCTACGACCACTTCCACACCGTGCCGGTGGCCACCGACGAGGCCACGCACGAGGCATGGACGCTGATGGCGGCCTTCGCCGCCACCACCTCCCGGGTGCGGCTCGGCCAGATGTGCACCTGCATGAGCTACCGCAACCCGGTCTACCTCGCGAAGGTGGCGGCAACGGCCGACCTCATCTCGGGTGGGCGCGTGGAGATGGGCATCGGCGCCGGCTGGTACGAGCACGAGTGGCGGGCGTACGGCTACGGCTTTCCCGGAGTCGGCGAGCGCCTGGCACGCCTCGACGAGGGCGTCCAGATCATGAAACAGGCCTGGACCACCGGCCGCGCCAGCCTCGACGGCAAGCACTACCAGGTGGATGACGCGATTGTGCGGCCGCTGCCGCTGCAAGCGGGCGGCATCCCGATTTGGATCGCCGGTGGTGGCGAGAAGGTGACCCTGCGGATCGCCGCCCAGTACGCCAACTACACCAACTTCTCGGGCGACCCCATCGGGTTCGCGCACAAGAGCGGCATCCTGGAGCAGCACTGCGCGAATCTCGGCCGCGACTTCGGCTCGATCGTGCGAAGCGCCAACTACAACACCATCCTCGGCACATCTGCGGCTGATGTCTCGGCGCGCATCGACGCCATCGAGGCGCGGGTCACGCCGCACCTGGGTGCCGACAAGGCGGCGGAGTTCGTGCATGAGTACCGCAGCGGCACCGCGATCGGCGTGGGCACGCCGGAGCAGGTCGCGGAGCGACTCTCCGCGCTGAAGGACCTCGGTCTGGGCTACGCGATCCACTACTTCCCCGAGGCCGCATACGACCGGTCGAGCATCGACCTGTTCGAACGCGAGGTCATGCCCGCGCTGCGCTGA
- a CDS encoding FadR/GntR family transcriptional regulator produces the protein MSTDLMREPLTAQVHRAIISYIDQARLAPGDALPSTAALSERFNVSRPVIREALSALAALGLIELSNGRNAVVRRLDSHLVALFLSRAIRTSAEPLTTLMELRAPLEIEAALLAASKSTASQREDLVSLEKAMRDAMGDAKAYIELDLELHRQIAVISANPALLGVTEAVRGLVFESMIRLRAHREAEGLVGEEHAEHARIVEAIVAGEPDVAAEAMRVHMDRTAQLVHAVEAETASHMLRQPVI, from the coding sequence GTGTCGACCGATCTCATGCGCGAACCCCTGACCGCCCAGGTGCACCGCGCAATCATCAGCTACATCGATCAAGCGCGGCTAGCGCCTGGCGATGCCCTGCCATCAACCGCAGCGCTCAGCGAGCGATTCAACGTCTCCCGCCCCGTCATCCGGGAGGCGCTGAGCGCGCTGGCGGCCCTGGGACTGATCGAACTGTCGAACGGCCGCAACGCGGTCGTTCGACGGCTCGATTCGCATCTGGTCGCACTGTTTCTCTCTCGAGCGATCCGCACCTCGGCCGAACCGCTCACGACGCTGATGGAACTGCGCGCGCCGCTCGAGATCGAGGCGGCTCTGCTCGCGGCGAGCAAATCGACAGCGTCCCAGCGGGAGGATCTCGTGTCGCTCGAGAAGGCGATGCGAGATGCGATGGGCGACGCGAAGGCCTATATCGAGCTGGACCTCGAGCTGCATAGGCAAATTGCCGTAATCAGTGCGAATCCGGCCCTACTCGGCGTCACGGAGGCCGTTCGCGGTCTCGTGTTCGAATCCATGATCCGGCTGCGTGCCCACCGCGAGGCAGAGGGCCTGGTCGGGGAGGAGCACGCCGAGCATGCGCGCATCGTCGAGGCGATCGTGGCAGGCGAGCCGGATGTCGCGGCCGAGGCGATGCGCGTGCACATGGACAGGACGGCACAGTTGGTGCACGCGGTCGAAGCGGAGACCGCATCCCACATGCTCAGGCAACCTGTCATATAG
- a CDS encoding FUSC family protein — translation MGTRLRAWLRSPSAQTTLLMATKSAIAAGVAWAVAGLVPGAAAEYPYYAPLGAIISMNPTIARSAKNGLQTILGLAVGAIIAVGMIALGRPTPLTVGLAVGLAVLLASARVFGEQRSWVPSAALFVLLLGYSQAEEYSFAYILQMLIGVVIGLLVNFLFPPLYLSEGQRALKAGRQAAERRLRQLADRLESDDAELDDDGEKLRQAVGAARSMVASAGESRRGNPRARRHPGAFENEQKQLRALERIARCIEEIGDIAEGAADEPRERYAHTELRGPLAAVARDTADAIEAWNSGSLTAEQLDGAEAVLSELVETIDAAEERGAPVRVAMTASTMLQRIRLVLRGFVD, via the coding sequence TTGGGCACGCGCCTGCGAGCCTGGCTACGCTCGCCAAGCGCGCAGACCACGCTGCTGATGGCGACGAAGTCCGCCATCGCGGCCGGTGTCGCCTGGGCGGTGGCCGGGCTGGTTCCCGGTGCCGCGGCGGAGTACCCGTATTACGCGCCGCTCGGGGCCATCATCTCGATGAACCCGACGATTGCGCGCTCCGCGAAGAATGGGCTGCAAACCATCCTCGGGCTGGCGGTGGGGGCGATCATCGCCGTCGGCATGATCGCGCTCGGCCGGCCGACACCGCTTACCGTCGGCCTGGCGGTGGGCCTGGCCGTGCTGCTGGCGAGCGCCCGCGTGTTCGGGGAGCAGCGCAGCTGGGTGCCCTCGGCGGCACTGTTCGTGCTGCTGCTCGGGTACTCCCAGGCAGAGGAGTACTCGTTCGCCTACATCCTGCAGATGCTGATCGGCGTGGTGATCGGGCTGCTCGTGAACTTCCTGTTCCCGCCGCTGTACCTCAGTGAGGGGCAACGCGCCCTGAAGGCCGGCAGGCAGGCGGCCGAGCGGCGGCTGCGGCAGCTGGCCGACCGGCTGGAAAGCGACGACGCCGAGTTGGATGACGACGGCGAGAAACTCCGGCAGGCGGTGGGCGCGGCACGGTCGATGGTGGCCTCGGCGGGAGAGAGTCGGCGAGGCAACCCGCGCGCTCGGCGACATCCCGGAGCCTTCGAAAACGAGCAGAAACAGTTGCGGGCACTGGAGCGGATCGCCCGGTGCATCGAGGAGATCGGCGACATCGCTGAGGGCGCCGCAGACGAACCGCGGGAGAGATACGCGCATACCGAGCTGCGGGGGCCGTTGGCCGCGGTCGCGCGCGACACCGCGGATGCCATCGAGGCCTGGAACAGCGGCAGCCTCACCGCCGAGCAGCTGGATGGCGCGGAGGCGGTGCTGTCCGAACTGGTCGAGACCATCGACGCCGCCGAGGAGCGCGGGGCGCCGGTGCGCGTGGCGATGACCGCCTCGACGATGCTGCAGCGGATCCGGCTGGTGCTGCGCGGCTTCGTCGACTGA
- a CDS encoding NADP-dependent oxidoreductase: MTAVQIIEYGTIDVTDATGRSTPGDGQVLVKVAAASINKIDKAVIDGYLQENLPLELPATAGGDFVGTVEEVGAGVTHLQPGERVFGQAGPLLGGTGSLADYTVASAEFTARAPQDLDDVHVAALPLVATSAVEAINTLQVGEGTTILVLGAAGAVGSVAVQVAKDRGATVYGSAAASEESYLIGLGVDRVFDYTDDTWLAEVSDLDAIYDASSGLDPVPYYVLLKRGGRMVSMSTSTEHDTARAADAGVTAKSQLTQPTRELLEQVAVLANSGVIVQRIGSSYPLTDAARAFEEDTDAQKRVIIVA; encoded by the coding sequence ATGACCGCAGTTCAGATCATCGAGTACGGCACCATCGACGTGACGGATGCCACTGGCCGAAGCACGCCCGGTGACGGACAGGTGCTCGTGAAGGTCGCCGCGGCCAGCATCAACAAGATCGACAAAGCCGTGATCGACGGCTACCTGCAAGAGAACCTGCCGCTCGAACTTCCGGCCACGGCGGGCGGCGATTTCGTGGGCACGGTCGAGGAAGTGGGCGCCGGCGTCACCCACCTGCAGCCTGGCGAGCGGGTGTTCGGGCAAGCCGGGCCGCTGCTCGGCGGCACCGGGTCGTTGGCGGACTACACCGTGGCCTCCGCAGAGTTCACCGCTCGGGCACCGCAAGACCTTGACGATGTGCACGTCGCCGCGCTCCCCCTGGTCGCCACCAGTGCGGTGGAGGCCATCAACACGCTGCAAGTGGGCGAGGGCACCACCATCCTGGTGCTCGGCGCCGCGGGCGCGGTCGGCAGCGTGGCCGTGCAGGTAGCGAAAGACCGCGGCGCGACCGTGTACGGAAGCGCCGCGGCCTCCGAAGAGAGCTACCTCATCGGGCTCGGCGTCGACCGCGTCTTCGATTACACCGACGACACCTGGCTCGCCGAAGTCAGCGATCTCGACGCGATCTACGACGCGTCATCCGGACTCGACCCCGTGCCGTACTACGTACTGCTGAAGCGCGGCGGCCGAATGGTGTCGATGAGCACGAGCACCGAGCATGACACCGCGAGGGCGGCGGATGCCGGCGTGACGGCGAAATCCCAGCTCACCCAGCCCACCCGCGAGCTGCTCGAGCAGGTGGCGGTGCTGGCCAACTCTGGCGTCATCGTGCAGCGGATCGGTTCCAGCTACCCACTCACGGATGCCGCGAGGGCGTTCGAGGAGGACACGGACGCTCAGAAACGGGTGATCATCGTCGCCTGA
- a CDS encoding Nramp family divalent metal transporter, whose amino-acid sequence MTTSHTLTAGTTLRRSDPYVVDGTQIKEPPTTLRGRFRFLGPGMITSAAVVGSGELLTATALGAQAGFMLFWLVFVSTFVKVWVQIELARWTISTGRVAIAGYDDVPPRLGKRGWMAWLVLLMFVQFLTSQAGVISAAAFAFSTLFPIGGEPYSLLSIGTWVAILAVAAILIHIANKYLIVERVSTVLVFVVTAFAVAMVFIIQGTEFAWTGADLAEGFQFQIAIGAMGIALSMFGLTGIGAGETTAYTYWCVEKGYAAWTGPRDDSADWARRARGWISVMKVDAWVSWVIYTISTAAFYMLGAAVLHPQGIVPAGTEVMTTLSSIFETGVGAWGAVIFLLGAGLALFKTIVANVPSLGRQIGNTLAIFGAFDWFDQVKRDRWMRWIMIILPLVWGAFGTIVSSPLPLVIFAGVLNAIFLIGVAIATVYLSRTQTDPRVKDGKATTVMLFVSAASITFVGVVGLINTF is encoded by the coding sequence ATGACGACATCTCACACCTTGACCGCAGGGACAACCCTTCGACGTTCCGACCCATATGTGGTCGACGGAACCCAGATCAAAGAACCGCCGACGACCCTGCGCGGCCGGTTCCGTTTCCTCGGCCCCGGCATGATCACGTCGGCGGCTGTGGTCGGCTCCGGCGAGCTCCTCACGGCCACCGCTCTCGGTGCCCAGGCCGGCTTCATGCTCTTCTGGCTGGTCTTCGTCTCGACCTTCGTCAAGGTCTGGGTGCAGATCGAGCTGGCACGGTGGACGATCTCCACCGGCCGTGTCGCCATCGCGGGCTACGACGACGTTCCGCCCCGACTGGGTAAGCGCGGCTGGATGGCCTGGCTTGTCCTGCTGATGTTCGTGCAGTTCCTGACCAGCCAGGCGGGCGTGATCAGCGCCGCGGCGTTCGCCTTCAGCACGCTGTTCCCGATCGGCGGCGAGCCGTACTCGCTGCTTTCGATCGGCACCTGGGTTGCGATTCTCGCCGTCGCCGCAATCCTCATTCACATCGCGAACAAGTACCTCATCGTGGAGCGCGTGTCGACGGTGCTCGTCTTCGTCGTGACCGCGTTCGCGGTCGCCATGGTGTTCATCATCCAGGGCACGGAATTTGCCTGGACGGGTGCAGACCTCGCCGAGGGCTTCCAGTTCCAGATCGCCATCGGTGCCATGGGCATCGCCCTCTCCATGTTCGGACTCACCGGAATCGGTGCCGGAGAGACCACGGCGTACACCTACTGGTGCGTGGAAAAGGGATACGCGGCATGGACCGGTCCCCGCGACGACTCCGCCGACTGGGCGCGCCGGGCCCGCGGCTGGATCTCGGTGATGAAGGTTGACGCCTGGGTCTCCTGGGTCATCTACACGATCAGCACCGCCGCCTTCTACATGCTGGGCGCTGCTGTCCTCCACCCGCAGGGCATCGTGCCGGCTGGAACCGAAGTGATGACGACCCTGTCCAGCATCTTCGAGACGGGCGTCGGAGCCTGGGGTGCAGTCATCTTCCTGCTCGGTGCCGGCCTGGCATTGTTCAAGACCATCGTCGCGAACGTTCCGAGCCTCGGCCGTCAGATCGGCAACACCCTCGCCATCTTCGGCGCCTTCGACTGGTTCGACCAGGTCAAGCGGGACCGCTGGATGCGCTGGATCATGATCATCCTCCCCCTGGTCTGGGGCGCATTCGGCACGATCGTCTCCTCGCCGCTGCCGCTCGTGATCTTCGCGGGTGTGCTCAACGCGATCTTCCTGATCGGCGTGGCCATCGCGACGGTGTACTTGTCGCGCACTCAGACGGACCCGCGCGTGAAGGACGGCAAGGCGACGACGGTGATGCTGTTCGTCTCCGCGGCATCCATCACCTTCGTGGGCGTCGTCGGATTGATCAACACCTTCTAA
- the acs gene encoding acetate--CoA ligase — MPDAVVTNPTIANLLAETRSYPAPAPFAAQANVDASWWAKADADPVAFWEEQARRLEWNTPWHTAHTWEPVVSTGSTDGDADGALSIPKAEWFAGGTLNVAVNCVDRHVRAGNGDKVALYFEGEPGDRRAITYAELEREVAKATNTLTDLGIVKGDRVVIYLPVIPETVIATLAVARIGAIHSLVFGGFSAEALRFRVEDTEAKLLITTDGQYRRGGAVAVKENADAAVADVPSIEHVLVVKRTGSDIPWTEGRDVWWHDSVDTASDMHQAEYFDAETPLFIIYTSGTTGKPKGLVHTSGGYLTQANFTHWAVFDAKPDDVHWCTADLAWVTAHTYEIYGPLSNGLTQVIYEGTPNTPHRARHFEIIERYGVTTYYTAPTLIRTLMTWFPEGAPAEYDLSSIRLLGTVGEAINPEAWVWFHETIGRGEAPIVDTWWQSETGAAIMAPLPGVSTLKPGSANRALPGVGTRIVDEAGETVPYGQGGYLVVDRPGPGLARTVWGNPERYRDSYWAKYWKQGYFFSGDGAKWDEDGDIWVLGRVDDVINVSGHRLSTIEIESSLVAHPLVGEAGVVGVHDDITGQGIAAFVIPAVADHAEHDPAYWNDLRPQFFAELRAHVAQHIGPIAKPRDVIVVPDLPKTRSGKIMRRLLGDIADGRVLGDVTSLQDDTVPARIAHIVASS; from the coding sequence ATGCCTGATGCAGTGGTGACGAACCCGACGATCGCGAACCTGCTGGCTGAGACCCGCAGCTACCCGGCGCCCGCGCCGTTCGCCGCGCAGGCGAACGTGGATGCGTCGTGGTGGGCGAAGGCGGATGCCGACCCGGTCGCGTTCTGGGAGGAACAGGCCCGCCGGCTCGAATGGAACACTCCCTGGCACACCGCGCACACGTGGGAGCCGGTGGTTTCGACCGGCTCAACCGACGGGGACGCCGACGGCGCGCTAAGTATTCCGAAAGCGGAATGGTTCGCCGGCGGCACCCTGAACGTGGCCGTCAACTGCGTCGACCGGCACGTGCGCGCCGGCAACGGCGACAAGGTTGCCCTGTATTTCGAGGGCGAACCAGGTGACCGCCGAGCCATCACCTATGCCGAACTCGAGCGCGAGGTGGCCAAGGCCACGAACACACTCACCGACCTCGGCATCGTCAAGGGCGACCGGGTCGTCATCTACCTGCCGGTGATCCCCGAAACCGTGATCGCCACCCTCGCGGTGGCCCGCATCGGAGCAATCCACTCCCTGGTGTTCGGCGGATTCAGCGCCGAGGCGCTGCGCTTCCGGGTCGAGGACACCGAGGCGAAACTGCTGATCACCACCGACGGCCAGTACCGTCGCGGCGGCGCCGTCGCGGTCAAGGAAAACGCGGATGCCGCGGTCGCCGACGTGCCGAGCATCGAGCACGTACTCGTGGTGAAGCGCACCGGCTCCGACATCCCCTGGACCGAGGGCCGCGACGTCTGGTGGCACGACAGTGTCGACACGGCATCCGATATGCACCAAGCGGAATACTTCGACGCCGAGACGCCGCTGTTCATCATCTACACCTCCGGAACGACCGGCAAGCCAAAGGGCCTGGTGCACACCAGCGGCGGCTACCTCACCCAGGCGAACTTCACGCACTGGGCGGTCTTCGACGCCAAACCGGACGACGTGCATTGGTGCACCGCCGACCTCGCCTGGGTAACCGCGCACACCTACGAGATCTACGGGCCGCTCTCGAACGGGCTCACCCAGGTGATCTACGAGGGCACCCCGAACACCCCACACCGGGCGCGGCACTTCGAGATCATCGAACGCTACGGCGTCACCACGTACTACACCGCGCCGACCCTGATCCGCACGCTGATGACCTGGTTCCCGGAGGGTGCGCCGGCCGAGTACGACCTGTCATCGATCCGCCTTCTCGGCACCGTCGGCGAGGCGATCAACCCTGAGGCGTGGGTCTGGTTCCACGAGACGATCGGCCGCGGCGAGGCGCCGATCGTGGACACCTGGTGGCAGTCGGAGACCGGAGCGGCGATCATGGCCCCGCTGCCGGGCGTCTCCACGCTGAAGCCGGGCTCCGCCAACCGGGCGCTGCCCGGCGTCGGCACCCGCATCGTCGACGAAGCCGGCGAGACCGTGCCATACGGTCAGGGCGGCTACCTGGTGGTCGACCGGCCCGGACCGGGGCTTGCCCGTACCGTGTGGGGCAACCCCGAGCGCTACCGCGACTCGTACTGGGCCAAGTACTGGAAGCAGGGCTACTTCTTCTCGGGCGACGGCGCGAAGTGGGACGAGGACGGCGACATCTGGGTGCTCGGTCGCGTCGACGACGTGATCAACGTGTCCGGCCACCGGCTGTCGACGATCGAGATCGAGTCGTCGCTGGTGGCGCATCCGCTGGTCGGCGAGGCCGGCGTGGTCGGCGTGCACGATGACATCACCGGGCAGGGGATCGCCGCGTTCGTGATCCCGGCCGTCGCCGATCACGCCGAGCATGACCCGGCGTACTGGAACGACCTGCGCCCGCAGTTCTTCGCCGAGTTGCGCGCACATGTCGCGCAGCACATCGGCCCGATCGCCAAGCCGCGCGATGTCATCGTGGTGCCCGACCTGCCGAAGACCCGCTCCGGCAAGATCATGCGCCGGCTGCTCGGTGACATCGCCGACGGACGAGTCCTCGGTGACGTCACCAGCCTGCAGGACGACACCGTGCCGGCGCGGATCGCGCACATCGTCGCCTCGTCCTGA
- a CDS encoding long-chain-fatty-acid--CoA ligase, producing MENVSVFATKPWLSAYAKGVPSEIAPPTDTLVDAMEASVRRYKNKVALDFFGATTRYGELGEQINRAAEGLRRLGVQRGDRVAIVLPNSPQHIVAFYAVLRLGAIVVEHNPLYTERELRHQFEDHGARTAIVWDKIADTVLDFPGDLGVNTVIGVDITRGMKLGMRMALRLPVRKARESRAQLTAGRLSPGVIPWSTIAESRPLRRSHPRPRVDDVAVLQYTSGTTGAPKGAILTHRNLRANALQGEAWLPGLRKGREVFYAVLPMFHAFGLTLCLTFAMSVGARLVLLPKFDETLMLDAIKRIPPTFLPAVPPIYDRLERAAAARHVSLRGIRFGVSGAMSLPVATVERWEKATGGLLVEGYGMTEASPIALGNPVGPSRRPGTVGVPFPSTEMRVVDPENPTVDRGFEEEGELLVRGPQVFLGYWKRPNDTAATLLPDGWLRTGDMVRVSVDGFVTVVDRLKELIISGGFNVSPSEVDEALLSHPDVIDAAAVAMPNQHGGEDVAAAVVLADGATLDVEAVREHCRGRLAAYKVPKTIVQLDVLPRSLIGKVLRREVREQLLKR from the coding sequence ATGGAAAATGTGAGCGTTTTTGCGACGAAGCCCTGGTTGAGTGCCTATGCGAAGGGCGTGCCGAGCGAAATCGCACCGCCCACGGACACGCTCGTCGACGCGATGGAAGCCTCGGTGCGTCGCTATAAGAACAAGGTCGCCCTCGACTTCTTCGGCGCCACCACCCGCTACGGCGAGCTCGGCGAGCAGATCAACCGCGCCGCCGAAGGGCTGCGACGGCTGGGCGTGCAGCGCGGCGACCGGGTGGCCATCGTGCTACCGAACTCGCCGCAGCACATCGTCGCGTTCTACGCCGTGTTGCGGCTCGGTGCGATCGTCGTCGAGCACAACCCGCTCTACACCGAGCGTGAATTGCGCCACCAGTTCGAAGACCACGGCGCCCGCACCGCGATCGTCTGGGACAAGATCGCCGACACCGTGCTCGATTTTCCCGGCGACCTCGGCGTCAACACGGTGATCGGCGTCGACATCACCCGGGGAATGAAGCTCGGCATGCGGATGGCGCTGCGCCTGCCGGTGCGGAAGGCACGGGAATCCCGCGCCCAGTTAACCGCCGGCCGCCTCAGCCCCGGCGTCATCCCGTGGAGCACGATCGCGGAATCCCGGCCGCTACGCCGCTCCCACCCACGCCCGCGCGTCGACGACGTCGCCGTGCTGCAGTACACCAGCGGCACCACCGGGGCGCCGAAGGGCGCCATCCTCACCCACCGCAACCTGCGCGCCAACGCGCTGCAAGGAGAGGCGTGGCTCCCGGGCCTGCGCAAGGGGCGCGAGGTGTTCTACGCGGTGCTGCCGATGTTCCACGCCTTCGGACTCACGCTCTGCCTGACCTTCGCGATGAGCGTCGGCGCACGCCTGGTGCTGCTGCCGAAGTTCGACGAGACCCTCATGCTCGATGCCATCAAGCGCATCCCGCCCACCTTCCTGCCGGCAGTTCCGCCGATCTACGACCGCCTCGAGCGGGCCGCGGCCGCGCGGCACGTCAGCCTCCGCGGCATCCGTTTCGGCGTCTCCGGCGCGATGAGCCTGCCGGTCGCCACCGTCGAGCGCTGGGAGAAAGCGACCGGCGGCCTGCTGGTCGAGGGTTACGGAATGACCGAGGCGTCACCGATCGCGCTTGGCAACCCGGTCGGCCCGAGCCGACGGCCGGGCACCGTCGGGGTGCCGTTTCCGAGCACTGAGATGCGGGTCGTCGACCCCGAGAACCCCACCGTCGATCGCGGCTTCGAGGAGGAAGGCGAACTGCTGGTGCGCGGCCCTCAGGTGTTCCTCGGCTACTGGAAACGCCCGAACGACACCGCCGCGACCCTGCTGCCGGACGGCTGGTTGCGCACCGGCGACATGGTGCGGGTCTCGGTCGACGGGTTCGTCACCGTGGTTGACCGCCTCAAGGAGCTGATCATCAGCGGCGGGTTCAACGTATCGCCGAGCGAGGTCGACGAGGCCCTGCTCTCACACCCCGACGTCATCGACGCGGCCGCCGTGGCGATGCCCAATCAGCACGGCGGCGAGGATGTCGCGGCCGCCGTGGTGCTCGCAGACGGCGCCACCCTGGACGTCGAGGCGGTGCGCGAGCACTGCCGAGGACGGCTCGCGGCATACAAGGTGCCGAAGACGATCGTGCAGCTCGACGTGTTGCCGCGCTCGCTGATCGGCAAGGTGCTGCGGCGCGAGGTGCGGGAGCAGCTGCTGAAGCGCTGA